One genomic segment of Colias croceus chromosome 16, ilColCroc2.1 includes these proteins:
- the LOC123698560 gene encoding protein kish-A — MSAIFNFQSLLSVILLLICTCAYLRSFFPSLMDRNKTGLLGTFWKCARIGERKSPYVAVCCVIMAFTILFLT, encoded by the exons ATG agtGCGATTTTTAACTTCCAAAGTTTACTATCTGTTATACTGCTGTTAATATGTACGTGTGCTTATTTGAGATCATTTTTCCCCAGTTTGATGGACAGAAATAAAACCgg ccTTTTAGGAACATTTTGGAAATGTGCTAGAATTGGAGAACGAAAATCACCCTATGTTGCAGTTTGTTGTGTGATAATGGCATTtacaattctatttttaacgtaa